The following coding sequences are from one Caldilineales bacterium window:
- a CDS encoding alpha-ketoacid dehydrogenase subunit beta has translation MTQPATNFGFSDAEIGDGSRTLSYIAAISEALREEMRRNPDVLVVGEDIGGEFGGAFKVTKGFEAEFGRQRVLNTPLAELSFTGMGTGMALMGLRPVIEIQFADFISSAFDAIVQFAATVHYRWGGAVPWVIRAPSDGGIRSGPFHSQNPEAWFVHTPGLKVVAPATPADAKGLLIAAIRDPNPVIYFESKPLYRSLKGRVPAGEYVTPIGQARTAREGDDLAIIAYGAQVHESLKAAERLAEEGVQAEVLDLRSLKPLDIEAILATARKTGKVLVVHSANRLAGVGAEVAALIAEQAFAWLDGPIVRLGGLDTPVPFSPPLEDAYRPTSESIYQAARTLAAF, from the coding sequence ATGACCCAGCCAGCGACCAATTTTGGCTTTAGCGACGCCGAAATCGGCGACGGCAGCCGCACCCTCAGCTATATCGCCGCCATCAGCGAGGCCCTACGCGAAGAAATGCGCCGCAACCCCGATGTGCTCGTGGTCGGCGAAGACATTGGCGGGGAGTTCGGCGGCGCCTTCAAAGTGACGAAGGGCTTCGAGGCCGAGTTTGGCCGGCAGCGGGTGCTGAACACCCCTCTGGCCGAGTTGAGCTTCACCGGCATGGGCACGGGCATGGCGCTGATGGGGTTGCGACCGGTGATCGAGATCCAGTTCGCCGACTTCATCAGCTCGGCCTTCGATGCCATCGTCCAGTTCGCTGCCACCGTCCACTATCGCTGGGGCGGCGCCGTGCCGTGGGTCATCCGGGCGCCCAGTGATGGCGGCATCCGCTCCGGCCCTTTCCATAGCCAGAACCCTGAAGCCTGGTTCGTCCACACCCCCGGCCTCAAAGTTGTGGCTCCCGCCACCCCTGCCGATGCCAAAGGCCTGCTCATCGCCGCCATCCGCGACCCGAACCCTGTCATCTACTTCGAGAGCAAACCGCTCTATCGTTCGCTCAAGGGCCGGGTGCCGGCGGGCGAGTATGTCACACCCATCGGCCAGGCTCGCACGGCGCGCGAGGGCGATGACCTGGCCATCATCGCCTACGGCGCCCAGGTGCACGAATCTCTGAAGGCCGCCGAACGGTTGGCGGAGGAGGGCGTCCAGGCTGAGGTGCTCGACCTGCGCTCGCTCAAACCCCTCGACATCGAGGCCATCCTCGCCACTGCCCGCAAGACCGGCAAAGTCCTGGTCGTCCACTCGGCCAACCGGCTGGCCGGGGTGGGGGCCGAAGTGGCCGCCCTGATCGCCGAGCAAGCCTTCGCCTGGCTGGACGGCCCCATCGTCCGCCTGGGCGGGCTGGACACGCCCGTTCCCTTCAGCCCACCCCTCGAAGACGCCTATCGCCCCACCTCCGAAAGCATCTATCAGGCTGCGAGAACTCTGGCGGCGTTCTAA
- a CDS encoding DUF2652 domain-containing protein has translation MTSTQQGYLLIADITGYTMYLSQSELEHAQEVLQTLLELLIDRTRPPLTISRTAGDAVISYSLLGASLAGQTFVELIEDTYAAFRRAIELMVLNNSCHCNACANIGSLDLKFFVHFGAFGIQRLGGHDELVGSDVNLIHRLLKNHVVEQTDVRAYTLYTDAAITRLDLDEFCQKLTPHRESYEHLGEVKVWIQDMHPVWLQKREANRIVIPPERIALQVEAEIALPPELVWDYLARPEYRVTVIGSDRQEILDRKDGRVAEGSVYLCYHGNQVTRQAVVQWRPFEQMTSEDLVPTPFGSIRVLVDFHLLPDRGGSRLVQTFGKPQGPFLARKMAERMLGSLAKQAKLDIEAFRRRIEADAAGRDAHLQEQP, from the coding sequence ATGACTTCCACCCAGCAAGGCTATCTCCTCATCGCCGACATCACCGGCTACACCATGTACCTGAGCCAGTCGGAACTGGAGCACGCGCAGGAGGTGTTGCAGACGCTGTTGGAACTGCTGATCGACCGCACCCGGCCGCCGCTGACTATCTCGCGCACGGCCGGCGATGCTGTGATCAGCTATTCGTTGTTGGGCGCGTCTTTGGCCGGGCAGACCTTTGTCGAGCTGATCGAAGACACCTATGCCGCCTTTCGCCGCGCCATCGAACTGATGGTGCTGAACAATTCCTGCCACTGCAATGCCTGCGCCAATATCGGGTCGCTCGACCTCAAGTTCTTCGTCCACTTTGGCGCCTTCGGCATCCAGCGGCTGGGCGGGCACGACGAGTTGGTGGGGAGCGATGTCAATCTCATCCACCGTCTGCTCAAGAACCATGTCGTCGAGCAGACAGACGTTCGGGCCTATACGCTCTATACCGACGCCGCCATCACGCGGCTCGACCTGGACGAGTTCTGCCAAAAACTGACGCCGCATCGCGAAAGCTACGAGCACCTGGGCGAGGTGAAGGTCTGGATCCAGGATATGCACCCGGTGTGGCTGCAGAAGCGGGAGGCCAACCGCATCGTCATCCCGCCGGAAAGGATTGCTTTGCAGGTCGAGGCCGAGATCGCCCTGCCGCCGGAACTGGTCTGGGATTATCTGGCCCGGCCAGAGTATCGCGTGACGGTGATCGGCTCTGACCGTCAGGAAATCCTGGATCGCAAGGACGGTCGCGTGGCCGAGGGCAGCGTCTATCTGTGTTATCACGGCAATCAGGTCACCCGCCAGGCGGTGGTGCAGTGGCGGCCCTTCGAGCAGATGACGAGCGAAGACCTGGTCCCCACGCCGTTTGGCTCGATCCGGGTGTTGGTGGATTTCCACCTGCTCCCCGACCGGGGCGGCTCGCGGCTGGTGCAGACCTTCGGCAAACCCCAGGGGCCGTTTCTGGCCCGCAAGATGGCCGAGAGGATGCTGGGATCGCTGGCCAAACAGGCGAAGCTGGACATCGAAGCCTTCCGCAGACGGATCGAGGCCGACGCCGCCGGGCGCGACGCTCATCTGCAGGAGCAACCATGA
- a CDS encoding sugar transferase produces MIRNDADMITTKPQIIGSALRSSPLPAHPAAAASHATVAVEPAPAALSYRLSKRIFDLSLALLLVVLLSPLLVVIWLAIKLEDGGPVIIEQRRVGLGGRVFSFYKFRSMRRDVDHSLSHRAFAQQVIRGEITKGPHSNGGLLKPTGDGRMITRVGKVLRKTSMDELPQLFNVILGDMSLVGPRPSIDYEAEVYFDWYLPRLSVLPGITGLAQIHGRSSIPFPQIVQWDLRYVEQRSFWFDLKVLAQTAPVVVQMRNTG; encoded by the coding sequence ATGATCAGGAACGACGCCGACATGATCACCACCAAACCCCAGATCATTGGTTCTGCCCTGCGCTCATCGCCTTTGCCTGCCCATCCCGCCGCGGCTGCCAGCCATGCCACGGTTGCGGTCGAACCGGCGCCGGCGGCGCTCAGCTATCGCCTGAGCAAACGCATTTTCGATCTATCGCTCGCCCTGCTGTTGGTGGTTCTGCTGTCCCCGCTGCTGGTTGTCATCTGGCTGGCCATCAAGCTGGAAGATGGAGGCCCGGTCATCATCGAACAAAGACGGGTTGGCTTGGGCGGGCGGGTGTTTTCGTTCTACAAGTTTCGCTCGATGAGGCGCGATGTCGATCACTCGCTCTCGCACCGGGCCTTTGCCCAACAGGTCATTCGCGGCGAGATCACCAAAGGACCGCATAGCAACGGCGGCCTGCTGAAACCCACCGGCGACGGGCGCATGATCACCCGCGTGGGCAAGGTGCTGCGCAAGACGAGCATGGACGAATTGCCGCAGCTTTTCAATGTCATTCTCGGCGATATGAGCCTGGTGGGGCCGCGGCCATCGATCGATTACGAAGCCGAAGTCTATTTCGATTGGTATCTGCCGCGGCTGTCGGTGTTGCCCGGCATCACCGGTCTGGCTCAGATCCACGGCCGCAGCAGCATCCCCTTCCCCCAGATCGTGCAATGGGATCTGCGCTATGTGGAGCAGCGTTCGTTCTGGTTCGACCTCAAGGTTCTGGCGCAGACGGCGCCAGTGGTGGTGCAGATGCGGAATACGGGATGA
- a CDS encoding COX15/CtaA family protein: protein MTASSQRLIRIWLYTLCFLIAAMVVVGGFVRLSRAGLSIVEWNVLTGVVPPIGAQAWQAEFAKYQQSPEFQQVNSAMTLAGYRRIFLIEWAHRLIARLVGLVVFVPLLVFLLRQTVPWRKSGIYLLILFLFGFQGFLGWIMVASGLIDHPHVSHYRLTIHLLTALSLLAICLWQALNLTPRFAAVRRLPAIPGQRGLAVFLLVVVILQVAYGGLVAGLKAGHASNTWPTMFGSLLPPGLLSAITPWWQNLVETAATVQFIHRWFAFVVLLVAGAVYYRARKTGDAGAVQGGALALIGIVGLQILWGIGVVIFGVPLWLALLHQATAVLLFATTIFLNHQLWRGG from the coding sequence ATGACCGCATCCTCGCAACGTCTTATTCGCATCTGGTTGTACACCCTCTGCTTTTTGATCGCCGCCATGGTCGTGGTTGGCGGTTTCGTTCGCCTCAGCCGCGCCGGGCTTTCGATTGTGGAATGGAACGTTCTCACCGGCGTCGTCCCCCCCATCGGCGCGCAGGCCTGGCAGGCGGAATTTGCCAAATATCAGCAGTCGCCTGAGTTTCAGCAGGTCAACAGCGCCATGACGCTGGCCGGTTACCGGCGCATCTTCTTGATCGAATGGGCGCACCGGCTCATCGCCCGGCTGGTGGGGTTGGTGGTGTTCGTCCCCCTGCTGGTTTTCCTCTTGCGCCAGACGGTTCCCTGGCGAAAATCCGGCATCTACCTTCTCATTCTGTTTCTGTTCGGCTTCCAGGGCTTCTTGGGCTGGATCATGGTTGCCAGCGGCTTGATCGACCACCCCCACGTCAGCCATTATCGCCTCACCATCCATCTGCTCACGGCCCTGAGCCTGTTGGCGATCTGCCTGTGGCAGGCGTTGAACCTGACCCCGCGCTTCGCCGCCGTGCGCCGGCTGCCGGCCATCCCCGGTCAGCGCGGCCTGGCTGTGTTCTTGCTGGTTGTGGTCATCCTCCAGGTCGCTTATGGCGGTCTGGTGGCCGGACTCAAGGCCGGACACGCCTCGAACACCTGGCCGACGATGTTCGGCTCTCTGCTCCCGCCCGGTCTGCTGTCGGCGATCACCCCCTGGTGGCAGAACCTGGTCGAGACGGCGGCCACCGTCCAATTCATCCATCGCTGGTTCGCCTTCGTCGTCCTGCTGGTGGCTGGCGCCGTCTACTACCGGGCGCGCAAGACCGGCGACGCCGGCGCCGTGCAGGGCGGGGCGTTGGCCCTGATCGGCATCGTGGGGCTACAGATCCTGTGGGGGATTGGCGTCGTCATCTTCGGTGTGCCGCTTTGGCTGGCGCTCTTGCACCAGGCCACGGCCGTGCTTCTGTTCGCCACGACCATCTTCCTGAATCATCAACTCTGGCGAGGCGGCTGA
- a CDS encoding DUF3467 domain-containing protein, with translation MDNKAPAQIQIEVPTDLQATYANFAVINHAFNEIVIDFAHIIPNVPSTRVRQRLVLTPYHARLLYDALGANLANYERRFGRIESPSAGSHDLPKMGVDPGQVH, from the coding sequence ATGGACAACAAAGCCCCCGCCCAAATCCAGATCGAGGTCCCCACCGATCTGCAGGCCACCTACGCCAACTTCGCCGTCATCAACCACGCTTTCAACGAGATCGTGATCGATTTCGCCCACATCATCCCCAACGTCCCCAGCACCCGCGTGCGCCAGCGCCTTGTCCTCACCCCCTACCACGCCCGGCTGCTCTACGACGCCCTGGGGGCCAACCTGGCCAACTACGAACGACGGTTCGGGCGCATCGAGTCGCCCTCGGCTGGCTCGCACGACCTGCCCAAAATGGGCGTGGACCCCGGCCAGGTGCACTAA
- a CDS encoding Gfo/Idh/MocA family oxidoreductase, protein MPETLNAAVIGVGAMGANHARVYARMPMTNLVAVADADPEVCDRAARTYKATPYRDYREMLDTEQIDVVSIALPTHMHCQAALETMSAGLHTFVEKPLADSVDNGRVMIEASHRYNRVLGVGHIERYNPAVIALKQRLENGQLGRIYQIHARRIGPFPPRVQDVGVVFDLATHELNVMEYLVGTGIRSIAAEVKRTLQNEHEDMVSSIVRFDDEVVGMLDVNWLTPTKIRQLSILGEHGMFLVNYLTQELWFYENRSSADKWETLATSGASEGSVIKYELERVEPLRAELEAFVAAAQHGYNGLVNGEEGLRAVFLAEQILLASRERRLITLPPYTPIPARLLPSSSAAALD, encoded by the coding sequence GTGCCCGAGACGTTGAATGCGGCTGTGATCGGGGTGGGCGCCATGGGCGCCAACCATGCTCGCGTCTATGCCCGCATGCCGATGACCAACCTGGTGGCCGTCGCCGACGCCGACCCCGAAGTCTGCGACCGGGCGGCCCGCACCTACAAGGCCACTCCCTACCGCGACTACCGCGAGATGCTGGACACGGAGCAGATCGATGTCGTCAGCATCGCCCTGCCCACCCACATGCATTGCCAGGCCGCGCTGGAGACAATGTCGGCCGGCCTCCACACCTTTGTCGAAAAACCGCTGGCCGATTCGGTGGACAATGGCCGGGTGATGATCGAGGCCAGCCATCGCTACAACCGCGTGTTGGGCGTGGGCCACATCGAGCGCTACAACCCGGCCGTCATCGCCCTCAAACAGCGCCTGGAAAACGGCCAACTGGGCCGCATCTACCAGATCCACGCCCGGCGCATCGGGCCTTTTCCGCCGCGGGTGCAGGATGTGGGCGTGGTCTTCGACCTGGCCACGCACGAACTGAATGTGATGGAGTATCTGGTGGGGACGGGCATCCGCAGCATCGCCGCCGAGGTGAAACGGACGCTGCAAAACGAGCACGAGGACATGGTCTCGAGCATCGTCCGCTTCGACGACGAGGTGGTGGGGATGCTGGATGTAAACTGGCTGACCCCGACCAAGATCCGGCAACTCTCGATCCTGGGCGAGCACGGCATGTTCCTGGTCAACTATCTGACCCAGGAACTCTGGTTCTATGAGAATCGCTCGTCGGCGGACAAGTGGGAAACGCTGGCTACTTCGGGAGCGAGCGAGGGCAGTGTGATCAAGTATGAACTGGAGCGGGTGGAACCGCTGCGGGCCGAGTTGGAGGCGTTCGTGGCGGCGGCGCAGCATGGCTACAACGGGTTGGTGAACGGAGAGGAGGGGCTGAGGGCCGTCTTTCTGGCCGAGCAAATCCTGCTAGCCAGCCGCGAACGCCGGCTGATCACTCTGCCGCCCTACACACCCATCCCGGCCCGCCTCTTGCCATCCTCCTCCGCCGCGGCCCTGGACTGA